A stretch of Lactuca sativa cultivar Salinas chromosome 6, Lsat_Salinas_v11, whole genome shotgun sequence DNA encodes these proteins:
- the LOC111907126 gene encoding uncharacterized protein LOC111907126, with protein sequence MQEYVIKKDNKRKEGNKCLVSVTKIGDSFSNKNSFEILGEIEEEVLDKMEEDAKNEKLVIHQIEDCGSADMGSNEIVNNKMLLSIKGEGEKKGYESAWNVRGLNKSVKQKEVIDVIRSNNLGICVVVESHVNVLNLKNVCVKTFGQWDWVSNNNSCEAGTRIIVGWNPRLFDVMMISQSKQVIHYYVKFCDSDGGMYLSFIYAALNYLERRLLWDNLKKHSLVVKKEAWGLLGDFNVALKPSEYSEGCSKTPKGVEDFVDCLSFIEVEDLNSYGFQFTWNKTPAGNMGLLKKLDRVMVNLKFISDHPLAHAVFKPYRNSDHCPAILNLPVDKVKWKPSFRFANFISEKEEFLPLVKEVWDNNIDGFFMFKVTQKLKILKKHCRELCNKHWGAGKRIQKLRKELECKQQEIYSNPFDCKIREEHANILLDFNVACNDEEKLHAQCAKIKWLQEGDNNSKFFLRIVKSRGNSNRIQMVLNEDGRWVSGKAMKDKFVSHFNKFLGCKEDTDLSGLNDDVFPKKLDSRVAVNMIRVVTDEEIKAAMFDIDDNRAPGPDGYSSKNFKSTWCIVGPEVCKAVREFFWTGKLLKGINATRLVLVPKVEVPRKVSDFRPIASCNTFYKCISKIIVNRIRNCLGDIVSNNQSAFIPGRSILDNILLAQELMVGYKKRGELLNGFGFHSVMVKWIMACVSSSWFMLNFNGEDHGIIRDALDEFKKVSGLKVSTEKSQIYFSCVKPNMRRIILGILLFDVGRFPFKYLGVPMCVTKLFERDCKKLIEKIKMRIFNWKSKTLSFAGRLQLINSVLTSIHVYWASIFKIPIATINEIEKMCRSFLWANGEIVKGKAEVKWQDICKPKEYGGLGIKNLRRWNDALLAKHVWNVINNKNSLWVQWVRINYIGSRNFWDILQKKSMRWTWKRFLEIRKTVRPHVVSCVGNGGNTALWHDWWHPIGILCTIIPRRDWVSNGLSDSSLVCVVLDFDTYSWPIEWVNKFPRLTEAPMFCIDSNMNDVVGWRDKKGICRKFSCKQVWSDLNNFGNIVPWHDIVWYNNCTPRNSFILWMAVLNRLKTQDRVRGWEVAEFGGISALSCVSHIWRERNSRLFGSRRISVEGVIASIENEIRLKLLGLRKRAKMVNNKKGIAMDGGGQ encoded by the exons ATGCAGGAGTATGTAATTAAAAAGGATAATAAAAGAAAGGAGGGTAATAAATGTCTTGTTAGTGTGACAAAAATAGGAGATAGCTTTAGTAATAAAAACAGTTTTGAAATTTTGGGAGAGATTGAAGAGGAAGTTTTGGATAAAATGGAAGAGGATGCTAAGAATGAGAAGTTAGTTATTCATCAGATTGAAGATTGTGGTAGTGCTGATATGGGTTCTAATGAAATTGTGAATAATAAAATGCTTCTGTCAATTAAGGGAGAGGGGGAGAAAAAAGGATATGAAA GTGCTTGGAATGTTAGGGGTTTGAATAAATCTGTTAAGCAGAAAgaggttattgatgttattaGGAGTAATAACCTTGGTATTTGTGTTGTGGTTGAATCTCATGTCAATGTCTTAAATCTTAAAAATGTTTGTGTTAAGACTTTTGGGCAGTGGGATTGGGTTTCTAATAATAATAGCTGTGAGGCTGGTACTAGAATTATAGTGGGGTGGAATCCTAGACTTTTTGATGTGATGATGATTTCTCAATCCAAACAGGTTATCCACTATTATGTTAAATTTTGTGATTCTGATGGTGgcatgtatttgtcttttatatatGCTGCTTTGAATTACCTTGAAAGAAGATTGCTTTGGGATAATTTGAAGAAACATAGCTTGGTTGTTAAGAAGGAAGCTTGGGGTTTATTAGGTGATTTTAATGTTGCTTTAAAACCATCGGAATATTCTGAAGGCTGTTCTAAAACACCCAAAGGAGTTGAAGATTTTGTTGATTGTTTAAGTTTTATTGAAGTTGAGGACCTGAattcttatggttttcagtttacaTGGAACAAAACTCCTGCTGGGAATATGGGTCTTTTGAAGAAGCTTGATAGAGTTATGGTCAATTTGAAATTTATTTCTGACCATCCTCTTGCCCATGCTGTTTTTAAACCATATAGAAATTCGGATCATTGTCCTGCTATTTTAAATTTACCTGTTGATAAAGTGAAGTGGAAGCCTTCTTTTAGATTTGCTAATTTTATTTCTGAGAAGGAGGAGTTTCTTCCTTTGGTTAAGGAGGTTTGGGATAATAATATTGATGGTTTCTTTATGTTTAAAGTGACTCAAAAGTTGAAGATTCTCAAAAAACATTGCAGGGAGCTGTGTAATAAACATTGGGGTGCTGGGAAAagaattcagaagttaagaaaagAGTTGGAATGTAAACAACAAGAAATTTACAGTAATCCTTTTGATTGCAAGATTAGGGAAGAGCATGCTAATATTCTCTTAGATTTTAATGTTGCTTGTAATGATGAAGAAAAACTTCATGCTCAGTGTGCTAAGATTAAATGGTTACAGGAAGGGGACAATAATTCTAAGTTCTTTCTTAGAATTGTAAAAAGCAGGGGTAATAGTAATCGTATTCAGATGGTTCTGAATGAAGATGGCAGATGGGTGAGTGGGAAGGCTATGAAAGATAAGTTTGTTTCTCATTTTAATAAGTTTTTGGGTTGTAAGGAAGATACTGATCTGTCGGGATTAAATGATGATGTTTTTCCTAAAAAATTGGATAGTAGGGTGGCTGTTAATATGATTAGAGTGGTTACTGATGAAGAAATTAAAGCTGCAATGTTTGATATAGATGACAATCGTGCCCCTGGCCCTGATGGGTATTCTTCAAAAAATTTTAAAAGTACTTGGTGCATTGTTGGTCCGGAGGTGTGTAAGGCTGTGAGAGAATTCTTTTGGACTGGAAAATTGTTGAAGGGGATCAATGCTACGAGATTAGTTCTGGTTCCTAAAGTGGAGGTTCCGAGGAAAGTTTCTGATTTTAGACCTATAGCTAGCTGTAATACTTTTTATAAGTGTATCAGTAAGATTATAGTGAACAGGATTAGAAATTGTTTGGGTGATATTGTTAGTAATAATCAGTCAGCTTTCATTCCTGGTAGATCTATCTTGGACAATATTCTCCTTGCTCAGGAGCTGATGGTGGGGTACAAAAAAAGAGGGGAGCTCCTAAAT GGATTTGGGTTTCATTCAGTCATGGTTAAATGGATTATGGCTTGTGTTTCTTCCTCGTGGTTCATGCTtaattttaatggtgaagatcATGG AATTATAAGGGATGCTCTTGATGAATTCAAAAAGGTGTCAGGGCTGAAGGTGAGTACGGAAAAAAGTCAGATTTATTTTAGTTGTGTTAAGCCTAATATGAGAAGGATTATTTTGGGTATCCTTCTTTTTGATGTTGGGAGATTTCCGTTTAAATATTTGGGGGTTCCTATGTGTGTTACTAAGTTGTTTGAAAGAGATTGTAAAAAGTTGATTGAAAAGATTAAGATGAGAATTTTCAATTGGAAGAGTAAGACCTTATCGTTTGCTGGCAGGTTGCAACTCATTAACTCGGTCTTAACTTCTATTCACGTTTATTGGGCTTCGATTTTTAAAATTCCCattgctactattaatgagattgaAAAGATGTGCAGAAGTTTTTTATGGGCTAATGGTGAGATAGTCAAGGGGAAAGCTGAAGTCAAGTGGCAAGATATCTGCAAGCCTAAGGAGTATGGTGGACTGGGAATTAAGAATTTAAGGAGATGGAATGATGCTTTGCTTGCTAAACATGTTTGGAATGTGATTAATAACAAAAATTCCTTGTGGGTGCAGTGGGTGAGAATCAATTATATAGGAAGCAGGAATTTTTGGGATATTTTGCAGAAAAAAAGTATGAGATGGACATGGAAGAGGTTTTTGGAGATAAGAAAAACTGTTAGGCCTCATGTTGTTTCGTGTGTGGGAAATGGAGGGAACACTGctttatggcatgattggtggcatccAATTGGTATTCTTTGTACAATTATTCCTAGAAGAGATTGGGTTAGTAATGGGCTTAGTGATTCATCTTTAGTTTGTGTTGTTCTTGATTTTGATACTTATTCCTGGCCGATTGAATGGGTTAATAAATTCCCCAGATTAACAGAAGCTCCCATGTTTTGCATTGATTCTAATATGAATGATGTTGTTGGATGGAGGGATAAGAAGGGTATATGTAGAAAATTCTCATGTAAACAGGTGTGGAGTGATTTAAATAACTTTGGAAACATAGTTCCTTGGCATGATATTGTTTGGTACAACAATTGTACCCCTCGCAATTCTTTTATACTGTGGATGGCTGTTCTGAATAGATTAAAAACACAGGATAGGGTTAGAGGTTGGGAAGTGGCTG AATTTGGGGGTATTTCTGCATTAAG CTGTGTTTCTCATATTTGGAGGGAGAGAAACTCTAGACTTTTTGGCTCTAGAAGAATTTCGGTTGAGGGGGTTATAGCTAGTATTGAAAATGAGATTCGTTTAAAGCTGTTGGGTTTAAGGAAAAGAGCTAAAATGGTCAATAATAAG AAAGGTATTGCAATGGATGGTGGTGGGCAATAG